Proteins from a single region of Dictyostelium discoideum AX4 chromosome 5 chromosome, whole genome shotgun sequence:
- the sigF gene encoding hypothetical protein has translation MVEINDIIKLYTVHPNLDLIDKNFAEDCEFEAFNIPSFKVKGIEAIHEIFKAIGFYAKDIKISKYNYTHSSHCIVLNTQQEITFNILPFVKFNYRMIINIHKNKENKITKFEEITDLESVIQNIPLANYGYFNIIKPALGYLMVKAGSYNRGFQNNGPNKIQATMERLSDNFVEKKEVNYSEPLIKLSKNFNGVTHQDKIDNMDEELFNSKKIDIKDGSNNAWKKPLNLHQ, from the exons atggttgaaattaatgatattattaaattatacaCAGTCCACCCaaatttggatttaattgataaaaactTTGCAGAGGACTGCGAGTTTGAAGCATTTAATATTCCAAGTTTTAAAGTAAAAGGTATTGAAGCAATTcatgaaatatttaaagcaATTGGTTTCTATgcaaaagatattaaaatttcaaaatataattatactCATTCAAGTCACTGCATTGTTTTAAATACTCAACAAGAAATTACTTTTAACATTTTACcatttgttaaatttaattatagaatgattattaatatacataaaaataaagaaaataaaatcacaAAA tTTGAAGAAATTACAGATTTGGAAAGtgtaattcaaaatattccATTAGCCAATTATGGTtactttaatattattaaaccaGCACTCGGTTATTTAATGGTTAAAGCAGGAAGTTATAACCGTGGTTTCCAAAACAATGGTCCAAATAAAATCCAAGCAACAATGGAAAGATTAAGTGATAATTTTGTTGAAAAAAAGGAAGTTAACTATTCTGAgccattaattaaattatcaaaaaactTTAATGGTGTAACTCATCaagataaaattgataacaTGGATGAAGAATTATTCAATTCCAAgaaaattgatattaaagaTGGTTCAAATAATGCTTGGAAAAAACCATTAAATTTACACcaataa